In Zalophus californianus isolate mZalCal1 chromosome 17, mZalCal1.pri.v2, whole genome shotgun sequence, one DNA window encodes the following:
- the LOC113935704 gene encoding vomeronasal type-1 receptor 1-like, which yields MDGLIFVNLNWGLTFLTQIGAGILGNSSLLCLYNVILLNEQVLRPSDLILNQLVLANILVLFSKGIPQTLAAFGLKSFLDDAGCKFVYCLYRVARGVSLSTTCLLSGFQASKLCPGFSGWLELRTRSTMFIGFCCFICWILCLLLNIIVITNVSGPKSSKNLSMAGIYRYCSSPIPERLVFSIAAVIYIFTDVMCLVFMMWTNASMVLVLLRHKQRVQYIHNSLSPRASPETRATRTILILVSMFISLYSLSSVLSFWVIQVVNPSHWLLNLSALVSLGFPTFSPFVFIFSDTRISKFYFVCWTRKTNALSVVSGP from the coding sequence ATGGATGGATTGATTTTTGTTAACTTAAATTGGGGTCTTACCTTCCTAACTCAGATTGGTGCTGGGATCCTTGGAAATTCTTCACTTCTTTGTCTTTATAATGTTATTTTGCTCAATGAACAGGTCTTGAGACCCTCAGACTTGATTCTTAACCAACTGGTTTTAGCTAACATCTTGGTTCTTTTCTCTAAAGGGATCCCTCAGACACTTGCAGCTTTTGGATTAAAATCTTTCCTGGATGATGCTGGATGTAAATTTGTCTACTGTTTGTACAGAGTGGCCAGAGGGGTTTCCCTCAGCACCACCTGCCTCCTCAGTGGTTTCCAGGCCAGTAAGCTTTGCCCCGGTTTCTCTGGGTGGTTGGAGCTCAGAACTAGATCCACAATGTTCATTGGCTTCTGCTGTTTCATATGCTGGATTCTGTGtcttttgttaaatataattGTTATTACAAATGTAAGTGGCCCAAAGAGTAGTAAAAACCTGAGTATGGCGGGCATTTATAGATATTGTTCCTCACCCATTCCTGAGAGATTGGTGTTCTCCATAGCTGCAGTCATTTATATCTTCACTGATGTTATGTGTTTGGTCTTCATGATGTGGACTAACGCTTCCATGGTCCTCGTCCTGCTCAGGCACAAGCAGCGAGTCCAGTACATTCACAACAGCCTTTCCCCTAGAGCTTCCCCTGAGACCAGAGCTACACGCACCATCCTGATCCTGGTGAGCATGTTTATctccttgtactctctctcttctgttttatcCTTCTGGGTGATCCAGGTTGTGAACCCGAGCCATTGGCTGTTGAACCTCTCTGCACTGGTGTCTTTAGGCTTCCCAACATTCAGCccctttgtcttcattttcagtGATACCCGAATCTCAAAGTTTTACTTTGTCTGCTggacaaggaaaacaaatgctCTAAGTGTGGTCTCTGGGCCATGA